In Thermococcus thioreducens, a genomic segment contains:
- a CDS encoding helix-turn-helix domain-containing protein has protein sequence MAIKLEKEYYTTGEVARMLGVHYVTVFGWVQEGKIKAIQPTKRGWWRIPREEVERLLNPEKSRN, from the coding sequence ATGGCCATCAAACTTGAAAAAGAGTACTACACAACTGGGGAAGTTGCTAGGATGCTCGGTGTCCACTACGTGACCGTCTTTGGCTGGGTTCAGGAGGGCAAAATCAAAGCAATCCAACCCACTAAACGAGGCTGGTGGAGAATCCCAAGGGAGGAAGTCGAGAGGCTCCTCAATCCCGAGAAATCAAGAAACTGA
- the tgtA gene encoding tRNA guanosine(15) transglycosylase TgtA, with product MVEFKFEVKARDAAGRIGKLTVNGKTIETPAIMPVINPKQLIVTPKELKEMGFGMIITNSYIIYKTPELRERALEFGIHRLLDYDGIIEVDSGSFQLMRYGGVDVTNREIIEFQEGIGVDIGTFLDIPTPPDAPREKAEEDLRVTLERAKEAEEVKNIAMNAAVQGSTYPDLRTYAAKKLSDMNFEIHPVGAVVPLMESYRYKDLVDVVIASKQGLRPDRPVHLFGAGHPMIFALAVAMGIDLFDSASYALYAKDDRYMTPEGTKRLEELEYFPCSCPVCPRHTPQELREMPKEERTRLLALHNLWVIREELNRVKQTIKEGTLWELVDERARSHPKMFAAYKRLLEYRDYLEKNEPITKASAFFKVSEEALRWPTAVRAKERAERVKSRFPGTIEHPIFGEIPRYLGLTYPFAQSEGEEDFTITKPARGEARSYIMAIAEYQFGEGAGEAFRDAFVELSRKTGMPRQIKVKGKHLATFRAEDGLLTLGIEGAKRLHEILPFPRMRVVVNEDAEPFARKGKNVFAKFVVDADPEIRPYDEVLVVNENDELLATGQTLLSGEELKVFQSGLAVKVRRGVGK from the coding sequence ATGGTCGAGTTTAAGTTCGAGGTAAAGGCGAGAGACGCCGCCGGAAGGATCGGGAAGTTAACTGTCAACGGAAAAACGATAGAGACCCCTGCCATAATGCCGGTCATCAACCCAAAGCAACTGATAGTGACACCGAAGGAACTCAAGGAGATGGGCTTTGGAATGATAATCACCAACTCCTACATCATCTACAAGACGCCTGAACTCAGGGAGAGGGCCCTTGAGTTTGGAATCCACAGGCTCCTCGACTACGACGGCATAATCGAGGTCGATTCCGGCTCGTTCCAGCTCATGCGCTACGGCGGCGTGGACGTTACGAACAGGGAGATAATCGAGTTCCAGGAGGGGATAGGCGTCGATATAGGCACCTTCCTCGACATTCCGACCCCACCGGATGCACCGAGGGAAAAAGCAGAGGAAGACCTCAGGGTGACCCTTGAAAGGGCAAAGGAAGCCGAGGAAGTCAAGAACATCGCGATGAACGCGGCAGTCCAGGGATCCACCTATCCAGACCTGAGAACCTATGCCGCTAAAAAGCTCAGCGATATGAACTTTGAGATTCACCCGGTTGGGGCAGTCGTCCCGCTCATGGAGAGCTACAGATATAAAGACCTTGTTGATGTAGTTATCGCTTCAAAGCAGGGGCTCAGGCCCGACAGGCCGGTTCACCTCTTCGGCGCAGGTCACCCGATGATTTTCGCTTTAGCGGTCGCGATGGGGATAGACCTCTTCGATTCCGCGAGCTATGCCCTCTATGCCAAAGACGACCGCTACATGACGCCCGAGGGGACGAAAAGGCTGGAAGAGCTCGAATACTTCCCCTGCTCCTGTCCGGTCTGCCCCCGCCACACTCCCCAGGAGCTTCGCGAGATGCCGAAGGAAGAGAGGACGAGGCTTCTGGCTCTCCACAACCTCTGGGTAATCCGCGAGGAGCTCAACCGGGTCAAGCAGACGATAAAGGAGGGAACCCTCTGGGAGCTCGTCGATGAGCGCGCCCGCTCCCACCCGAAGATGTTCGCCGCCTACAAGAGGCTGTTGGAGTACAGGGACTACCTCGAAAAGAACGAGCCGATAACCAAGGCCTCCGCTTTCTTCAAGGTGAGCGAGGAGGCACTGCGCTGGCCGACTGCTGTGAGGGCTAAGGAGAGGGCAGAGCGCGTTAAGAGCAGGTTTCCTGGGACGATAGAACACCCGATATTCGGAGAGATACCTAGGTACCTCGGCTTGACCTACCCCTTTGCGCAGAGCGAGGGCGAGGAGGACTTCACCATAACCAAGCCCGCCAGGGGAGAGGCGAGGAGCTACATCATGGCCATAGCGGAGTACCAGTTCGGAGAAGGCGCTGGGGAAGCGTTCAGAGATGCCTTCGTCGAGCTGTCGAGAAAGACCGGAATGCCGAGGCAGATTAAGGTGAAGGGCAAACACCTCGCGACCTTCAGGGCTGAGGACGGCCTCCTGACCCTCGGCATCGAGGGGGCTAAAAGGCTCCACGAGATACTGCCGTTCCCGAGGATGCGCGTTGTGGTCAACGAAGATGCAGAGCCCTTCGCACGGAAGGGCAAGAACGTCTTCGCAAAGTTCGTGGTGGACGCTGACCCCGAGATAAGGCCCTACGACGAGGTTCTGGTCGTGAACGAGAACGACGAGCTCCTTGCAACGGGTCAAACGCTGCTCAGCGGCGAGGAGCTGAAGGTGTTCCAGAGCGGTTTAGCCGTGAAGGTTCGCAGGGGCGTTGGGAAGTAG
- a CDS encoding helix-turn-helix domain-containing protein: MATPRPEGPYYSPREVARELDIDIFRLYTLIEKRKVNALKTRYKKCMYYWIHKDEVKRLKKMMGSKDCYTTGEVAKILNVTRNTVYEWIRRGKIRAVQPSFHKHWRIPKEVVDMLLEARQLPPEQLYTESQLVEVLGIPRRRVGRIVDLILSGEIQGVAVGKRWYIPKSELEKAKEILREEYGEKVLHNSRIY, encoded by the coding sequence CACCAAGACCTGAAGGCCCATACTATAGCCCAAGAGAAGTGGCACGAGAGTTGGACATAGACATCTTCAGACTCTACACACTGATAGAAAAAAGGAAGGTCAACGCCCTGAAAACTCGCTACAAGAAGTGTATGTATTATTGGATTCACAAGGATGAGGTCAAACGCCTCAAGAAGATGATGGGGTCAAAAGACTGCTACACTACTGGAGAAGTCGCAAAAATCCTCAACGTGACACGAAACACAGTCTACGAGTGGATTCGAAGAGGCAAAATTAGGGCAGTCCAACCTTCATTCCACAAACACTGGAGAATCCCAAAAGAAGTAGTTGACATGCTCCTAGAAGCAAGGCAACTCCCACCAGAACAACTCTACACTGAGTCCCAGCTAGTAGAAGTCCTCGGAATTCCTAGGAGGAGAGTAGGCCGGATAGTTGACTTGATTCTAAGTGGAGAAATTCAGGGCGTCGCGGTAGGTAAGAGATGGTACATCCCAAAGAGTGAATTGGAGAAAGCAAAAGAGATACTGAGGGAGGAATATGGCGAAAAAGTACTACACAATTCAAGAATTTACTAG
- a CDS encoding ATP-binding protein gives MKRGILSLASGAQIAAQIGAELLDRLLERNPGRGGRLVMITGEQGAGKTSLMGRLALRFRGEEYVIWRGRFLAQWHKFPNWEKKIQILVHEDDEVEFLKIPYGGEAEVIDVPVVRYRDAKDAIRKLRKDKINVIYEPASYRVSPELAKDVKEKTGRVIPPEKLEEDRPVYFWFELLYCLLTRDDREWYAVFIDEADDIFPETAPGTQFTLQDWVKDILKDLRKALVSLVLSTHTVSNVDWRIRTKIPAYIYLRGAQVRKGSKVKQGYVSMLDDGYAYIEWGRYGFFRFEYLPWPGYDVQVRRKRSQGERVELL, from the coding sequence ATGAAGCGTGGTATCTTGTCCCTGGCGAGTGGAGCCCAGATTGCTGCTCAGATTGGTGCTGAACTCTTGGACAGGCTCCTAGAGAGGAATCCCGGAAGGGGCGGCAGGCTTGTCATGATTACTGGGGAACAAGGGGCTGGGAAGACTTCACTAATGGGCAGACTGGCCTTACGGTTCAGGGGCGAAGAATACGTTATCTGGCGTGGCCGCTTCCTTGCCCAGTGGCACAAGTTTCCAAACTGGGAGAAGAAGATCCAGATACTAGTGCATGAGGACGATGAAGTAGAGTTCCTCAAAATTCCCTATGGAGGAGAAGCAGAAGTGATTGATGTTCCCGTCGTCAGGTACAGGGATGCGAAGGATGCCATTCGGAAACTCCGTAAGGACAAGATTAACGTCATCTATGAGCCTGCCTCATATAGAGTCTCCCCAGAGCTAGCCAAGGATGTGAAGGAGAAGACTGGGAGGGTTATCCCACCAGAGAAACTGGAGGAAGACAGGCCTGTCTACTTCTGGTTTGAGCTCCTCTACTGCCTACTCACTCGTGATGATAGAGAGTGGTATGCAGTTTTCATCGATGAAGCTGATGATATTTTCCCTGAAACTGCACCGGGCACTCAGTTCACCCTTCAGGATTGGGTCAAAGATATCCTCAAAGACTTGAGGAAGGCCCTAGTATCCCTTGTCCTCTCGACTCATACAGTTAGCAACGTTGATTGGAGAATTCGCACGAAAATTCCAGCTTATATTTACCTGAGAGGAGCCCAGGTCAGGAAGGGGTCAAAGGTCAAGCAAGGTTACGTCTCGATGCTGGATGATGGATACGCTTATATCGAGTGGGGGAGGTATGGTTTCTTCCGGTTTGAGTATCTGCCGTGGCCAGGATATGACGTCCAAGTAAGGCGGAAGAGGAGTCAGGGAGAGAGGGTAGAACTACTATAG